The stretch of DNA CATGAGACAGAAGCCCATGGGGGTGTCCGCCTCGCAGTGATGGCCCGGCGGGCGGGCGAGGGCGTAGGCGTTTTCGTGGTCGCCTTTCAGCACCGCTTTGACGGCAGCTGTGGTGAGGCCAGCGGCGAGGGCTGCGATCTCGTATCCACCTTTGGCGAAGGGGGCGTGGTGGCCGATTTCGCCGCCTTGATCATCAGACAGGGCCTTGAATTTGCTGAGGTATTCCTGCGGATGCACACGCAGGAGTTGGTCGTGCGTTGCTGCCTCGGCAGAGGTGACATGGAGGTCGTTCGTGAGGCCGGTGACGTCCATCAGGTTCTTCATCCGGCGCTTGGTTTCGGGGCTTTCGGGCAGGCCCCCGGCGGCCAGAGGTTGCACCAGACCGCCCAAGGGAACGGTGAAGGCATAGTTGCCGCCGCCATGCCACATGGTGCGCTCGTCCCAGAATAATGCGGTGCTCATGTCCCCTCCGGTTTTGGGGTTGAACGTGGCGGAAAACGTGCGGCCGCGCAACGTTCGGTGGAGTGTTCGATCATTTCGACGCGAATCACGGTTAACGCCAAGCAAAACAGGGGTTTTGACGATGCACGGCGCGTGCACACCCTGTGCACAGCCCGTACACCGCATATGCACTGGAACCGGGATTAACGGGGCGTACGGTGCGAAACATGACCAGAGGGTTAACGCCCCTCGGCCAAGAGCGCCGCGACATCGAGCGGGTCGTTGACCATGACCAGTTGGCCCTGCGCATCGCGCGGCCAATCGGCCTCTGGCCGGTCGCGGTAGAGTTCGATGCCGTTGTCATCGGGATCGCGGATATAGACCGCTTCGGACACGCCGTGATCGGCGGCACCATCGAGCGGGGTGCCGTGATCCAGCACGCGGGCGAGGGCGGCACCAAGCGACGCGCGATCCGGGAACAGGAAGGCGACATGGTAAAGACCGGCCGCGCGCTTGGGCGCCGGGCCTGCCCCGCGCGTGTGCCAGGTGTTGAGACCGATGTGGTGGTGATATCCGCCCGCCGACAAAAAAGCCGCCTGATCCCCGTAGCGCTGGGTGAGCGCAAAGCCGAGCACGTCGCTGTAGAAGGCGATGGACCGGTTGAGGTCGGTTACCTTGAGGTGGATGTGGCCGACGCGCGTTTCTGCGGGGACTTGGGCGGTCATGCGGTGTCTCCTTTACCTTGAAAGCTAGAGAGCGTGTGCGCCAGTGACCACAAGCAGTTTCGCACAGCATCGGTGCGGGGTGGTTGACACGCCGATGGCGTGCCCGCAGGCCGCGCGCCGCCAATCGGGGCCGCGACGTGTTTTGCGGAGACCAGCGATGTGGCGCGGATTGTGATGAGAGCGTGGGTTGCGCGAATGGGCGTGCAAATGCGCGTGTTTTGCCGTTTGGGGGCGGACATCCGTGCACCGAGCCAAGGGGTGTGCCAAGTCTGCCAATGACTGCTTGGAGCCCATACCCACCCACTGAAGACGCTGTGATTTACTTAGGAATGAACTCTAGCCAACCCGCAGAACCTGCAGCACCGAGGAACCCCAAGAATAGACCTAGCGCGATAAACCAATGAATGATGGTTTTGTGGCGCTTGCCTTCTTTTGGGAACCAACGAAACTTGCGAAGCCAACCAAGAATAAGGTCCATTAACATTAGGGTGAAAAGCATGTGCCTGAAAAACAGGTAGAAAAATAGCAATGCGAGAATTATTGCCGCGACAGTATTGGCAGGCACAATCTCCCAAGTATTCCCATTCGATGAGGTCGTGATTGTGCTTTCCATTTGCTCTACGTTCTATGGGGCCGCCCGCTAGTGGGTGCCCCAAGCCGTCAACTATTTGGCGAGAATTTCCCAACCATCCCGTTAAACGAGCGCTTTGTGGAATACAATCAATGGTAAGAAAGTCTCGCAAGGCCGCCGTAGAAGATGTAAAATCGAGGACCGCGAGGCGGAACGAAGCCGCCGCACAATTTCTGCGCTTTATGATCGCTGTGAAAAACGGCACGGGCTGGAACCGGTCATGTGCTGCGTTTGTGGAGGCATCCGGACCTCTGGACCGAAGCCGAGATTGAGATCCATGCACGCTCAGCCGCGGCTGCTCAGTTGCCGGTCGGCCAGCACTGCGGCGGATGTACGGTTGTCGACGCCCATTTTCTGGAACACCTGTTCGAGATGTTTGTTCACTGTCCGTGCGCTCAGGCTCAGGATTGCGCTGATGTCCCGGTTGGTTTTGCCCAGTGTCAGCCAGTAGAGCACTTCGGCTTCGCGTGCCGTCAGGTTAAAGGCAGTTTGCAGCCTGTCTTCCCTGCGTGCGTCGTTCTGCATGGCCAGCTTGACCAGAATTTCACGTGTGGCCGACAGGCCCATGAAATGAGCGGCAATGCTTTCGCTTACATGTGGGTTGATATCAGAAACCGGGCGGACAACGCAGCCAAGCAGCCAAGTCTGGAACGCGGGTTCGTCCAGTGCAAATTCGGTCTCTTTCAATAGATCCAGAGCGCTTTTGGAGCCCCATGCGAACTGGGCATTCTCATCGAACGCCAGCACGGGGCGTTCAAACGCATCAATCGCCTCTCGGGCGCTTTGCAACATGCGGGAGTTGACGACATGGGTGCTAAGGCGCGCGATCATCTCTTCGATCACTACCGGTTTCGTGATGTAGTCGACGCCGCCAGCTTGCAAGCCTTTGACGACATGTTCCTGATCGCAGAGGCCGGTCATGAAGATGATCGGCGCAAGGGTCGGATTGGGCCCGGTTTTGAGTACACGGCACGTTTCAAACCCGTCAATGTCCGGCATGATGGCATCCATCAGGATGACGTCAGGTTGCACCCTGTGGGTCAACTTGATGGCTGAATATCCGTCGCGCGCGACAAGGACGGTCATGCCTTGCGCTTCAAGGGCGCTTGACACCATGCCCAGCGAGTCCGGGTTGTCATCGACAACAAGCGCGATGCTTTTGTCACCTGTCTCAAGCGTTTTCATGATCGTCCTCAAGCAGGCGGGCGAGGCCCTCCATATCAAATTGTTCCAAGCACGCATCAAGCGCGCGCATCAGTGATACTGGTCCAACGCCCGCGGTTCGAAGGTCATCGAGCGCGGTGCGCAGCGCGCGCGCGTGACCGATCTGTGCTGCATCCAGCAGGGTCTTGCGTTCCTTGTCGGTCATGGTGCGCAGAACGGGGGCAGACCGCTCTTGCCCCATGATCAGCTTGACCTTGAGCAATTCGGCGATCTGCAGCAGCAACTCATCAAGGTTGTAGGGTTTGGCGAAAAACGCGTCATGCAGACCAATCTCTGCCCGGTGCAGCCCTTCCTCATTGGCATGGCCCGAGATCATCACGATGGGCGTGTTTTGATGGTGGCCGGTCCGCAATGCGCGCGCAAAGCTCCAGCCGTCGTGACCGGGCATGTCAATATCGAGCAGGATGATGTCGGGACGCGCATCCGCAAGCATCGTCTTGGCCACGTCCACAGAGGACGCGCAGAGGACAACAAACCCGAACCTTGTCAGGAAGCTTTCAGCAAGCGCCAGGTGGTTGAAGTCGTCATCCACCACCAGGATCGTCTTGCGCGGTCCTTCGTAGCCGTCAACGGGCAGGGCGTCGCTTTCCGGGTTCATGGTTCTGTGGTCAAACACGTTCTGCGTGACCGAAGGCAACATAAGCCGGACACGGAAGCGACTGCCTTCGCCGACGGCGCTTTCGACGTCGATCTCGCCGCCAAGGATCTCGACCAGCAATTTGGTGATCGTCAGCCCCAGCCCCGATCCATGGATGTCACGCTGCTCCCCCCGCTCGAACGGGCGCCATATGCGGTCGAGATGTTCGGGGGCGATGCCAATGCCGCTGTCGGTAACCTCGATGATGGCCACCTCATTGCGATAGGTGAGTTTGAACACCACTGACCCTTCTTCGGTGTAGCGAATGGCGTTGGACAGCAGGTTGATAATGATCTGGCGCAGGCGTTTTTCATCAGACCGTACGAAGGCTGGAAGCAATCCTTCGGTCCGCAGCTCGAACGCGATATTCTTGATGCGCGCCTCTTCCTCAAAGATCGAGGTCACCTGGGTCAGCAACACCCGCAGGTTGATCTGGTCACGCATGATTTCAAGGCGCCCTGCCTCGATCCGCGCGATGTCGAGAAGCCCGTCAATGAGACCCGCGAGATGCTCGCTGGAGCGGCGGATGCTGGTCAGGGAAGGTCGCCAGTTTTCAAGGCGCGCATCCTTTTCAAGTAGCTGTGCAAATCCGTAGATCGCGTTGAGTGGTGTGCGCAACTCATGGCTTAGCCCCGACATATAGCGTGTCTTGGCCAGGTTTGCGGCCTCTGCCTTTTCCTTGGCCTTTTGCAAGGCGCGGTCAGTGCGCTCGTGGGCGCGGATTTCCTTGAGCAGACGTTCGGTTTGGCGCTCCGCCTCGGCGGTTGCGCTGCGCCTGCTTTCGCCGCTGAGCAGGAACATCCAGACCGAAATGCCAATGACAATGCTGACGGTGCCGAAGATCACGGTAAGCACGCCGTCGAAATTGGGGGCCGAGGCGAAGCTGCTGACAAGGTTGAGCACCCCGCCGAATGCCAGTGAAATGACAATTGTGGCGATGACGAAATGGGCATGCCGGGTCATCAACGCACGGGCGATCTGGTCGGGCAGGTATGTAAAGAGCCAATGCCTTATGACGTGGTCGACACGGCCGTGGGGCTTGCAGACATCGTGGCAGGCGGTCTCCAGCGTGCAGCAGAGCGAGCAGATGGGACCGGCATGGAACGGGCAGTTGGTCATATCCTCGGGATCGAACCGGAATTCGCACACCGAACAGGAATGCAAAGCCTCTGGAAACTCTTGGCTTGGGCGGGCGATGTAGTATTTGCCTTTGGTCGCCCATGCGAGGATGGGGGCCAGCGCAAAGGCCGACCCGAGCGCGACGAACGATGAAAACGCCTGGAACAAAGGCCCGAACAGACCGCCATAGGACAGGAACGCCAGAAGGCAGGCAATCAACATCGACCCGATGCCGACCGGGTTGATGTCGTAGAGATGCGCGCGA from Tateyamaria omphalii encodes:
- a CDS encoding hybrid sensor histidine kinase/response regulator translates to MARALGATREKRTYNRWVANETMEDFALRFTARRARRWSYGRVANTAIGSISFLALEAIGGAITLTYGFDIAIVAIMVVGVILFLTGLPISYYAARYGLDIDLMTRGAGFGYIGSTVTSLIYASFTFIFFALEAAILALALEFTLGVPLFLGYVASSLVVIPLVIHGFSKISTFQTWTQPLWVLLHMLPFVFLAFVGYDIDNWTSFAGPEEASDTSRLLMFGAASGVVFSLVAQIGEQVDFLRFLPEPKTKQDRRKWWLALLAAGPGWSILGVLKMLAGSYLVTLAIREGVSGEDASDPTRMYYVAFDQLINSPFLVLALTGLFVILSQLKINVTNAYAGSIAWSNFFSRLTHTHPGRVVWLVFNVCIALLLMELGVFTGLEHVLGVYSHVAVAWIGALVSDLIVNKPLGLSPKGIEFRRAHLYDINPVGIGSMLIACLLAFLSYGGLFGPLFQAFSSFVALGSAFALAPILAWATKGKYYIARPSQEFPEALHSCSVCEFRFDPEDMTNCPFHAGPICSLCCTLETACHDVCKPHGRVDHVIRHWLFTYLPDQIARALMTRHAHFVIATIVISLAFGGVLNLVSSFASAPNFDGVLTVIFGTVSIVIGISVWMFLLSGESRRSATAEAERQTERLLKEIRAHERTDRALQKAKEKAEAANLAKTRYMSGLSHELRTPLNAIYGFAQLLEKDARLENWRPSLTSIRRSSEHLAGLIDGLLDIARIEAGRLEIMRDQINLRVLLTQVTSIFEEEARIKNIAFELRTEGLLPAFVRSDEKRLRQIIINLLSNAIRYTEEGSVVFKLTYRNEVAIIEVTDSGIGIAPEHLDRIWRPFERGEQRDIHGSGLGLTITKLLVEILGGEIDVESAVGEGSRFRVRLMLPSVTQNVFDHRTMNPESDALPVDGYEGPRKTILVVDDDFNHLALAESFLTRFGFVVLCASSVDVAKTMLADARPDIILLDIDMPGHDGWSFARALRTGHHQNTPIVMISGHANEEGLHRAEIGLHDAFFAKPYNLDELLLQIAELLKVKLIMGQERSAPVLRTMTDKERKTLLDAAQIGHARALRTALDDLRTAGVGPVSLMRALDACLEQFDMEGLARLLEDDHENA
- a CDS encoding response regulator transcription factor, producing MKTLETGDKSIALVVDDNPDSLGMVSSALEAQGMTVLVARDGYSAIKLTHRVQPDVILMDAIMPDIDGFETCRVLKTGPNPTLAPIIFMTGLCDQEHVVKGLQAGGVDYITKPVVIEEMIARLSTHVVNSRMLQSAREAIDAFERPVLAFDENAQFAWGSKSALDLLKETEFALDEPAFQTWLLGCVVRPVSDINPHVSESIAAHFMGLSATREILVKLAMQNDARREDRLQTAFNLTAREAEVLYWLTLGKTNRDISAILSLSARTVNKHLEQVFQKMGVDNRTSAAVLADRQLSSRG
- a CDS encoding VOC family protein, with amino-acid sequence MTAQVPAETRVGHIHLKVTDLNRSIAFYSDVLGFALTQRYGDQAAFLSAGGYHHHIGLNTWHTRGAGPAPKRAAGLYHVAFLFPDRASLGAALARVLDHGTPLDGAADHGVSEAVYIRDPDDNGIELYRDRPEADWPRDAQGQLVMVNDPLDVAALLAEGR